A window of Populus trichocarpa isolate Nisqually-1 chromosome 17, P.trichocarpa_v4.1, whole genome shotgun sequence genomic DNA:
ttgaaaaagttTCATTCCCTTAATTTTCAtgtcataaataatatttttaaactcatGGATTTGATGAGAACATTGTTCTCATCAACCATTTGAAAATCAAGCCACTTTCAACTAAATATCTTTTaagatctttttcttttgtacCATATTTATATTCAAGTGCTTTCCatacttcaaaaataattttagtgttacaaaatatatgataaatattatgagACAAAGCATTAGATTTTTACTATAACATATAATATCTTTATTAGTAAAGTTATCTTTACTACCAGAGAAAAATGCATCACTTgaaaataactgaaaaacaaCTGCATTAGTCAGTTTTtcagcatttttattttatcatcatataaaatcacaaaaaaaaacctccttcaggccaaaattttattttttgttgccaacaaagagatttttttctataaaaattttcatgtttgCTATATAATGAATTTATGATGTCCATAGCCACAATTAAGcaaacaaatcaatatttttagaaaaaataagcaaagTAATCGGTGTTTTATCTCCAAGGTTGTTAGGAAATTAAAtggaaataattatgaaaacaaATGCAACCaagatattctttctttttctattttaaacttagcaaataaaagcaaatactaaaaataattagaattaaaaataaataggagaaAAAATAACGGTTTAGGAGAATTATGAGATTGTAGCATACAATAACACtatccttatatatataataacaataaaatatagtaaattaatttaattatacatgttttcccagtaaaaaaattaaatgttaattatatcaatgtTAATTATTTAGATGTCGTACATCATTATCAAAATCTTAAACAACTAAATCAATAAAGTTTATTAACTATTAAAAGTAGATATTATTAGTTATAATTTTGAATCAAggttctaacaaaaaaaaaagcatcccTATCTTTTttctgtaacaaaaaaaattaagggaagaaagatatttttaaaatatgagcattcatattaaataaaactttaactaaTAAGTGTGATACATAATGATGACCATGTAGCAGTGAcaactattatatatattatatagcaTTGTTGTTGATGAGCTTtacaatcaagaaaattaaaaaaaaaaaagactaaaatgtGTGGCCATTTTGTACACCACTTTTACATTTTGTTATGGATTAGattagtaatattattttttattttggttattaaattttttttattaaatttgatccttttgtAGCTAAATATTAAGGAAGGACAAGATTCAAAGATAGAAGACCAAAGTAAAAATACATAACAAGTTAACTTTGATCTTTCTGTTTTTCAATAGATATATTTTCAGtctttctagtttttaattttaattatggttCAAAACtctatttctcttatttttttaatattaggtttgagagagaaaaattagAGAAGTTGAATTCTagtaaagaaagagaaaatcatcGTTTAACACCATAAAAAAGTCGGCCTTGGTATTAAAGGGTTTTATTAAGGTGTTACTCGAACTTTATCTTGCCTGAGAAAAAGGATTTTAGCTcgtaaatgtttttgaattcaagttaatttttttaattgatttatgggtaatttaaaaccataaatagGTTTATATAGATCTTTAgtgtgtttttagattgtttaggTCAATGggttgaaaataagtttttgagtATATAATACCCTTACCTTGATTTTTTGATGATCCTCCAATTGCCTGATTCTAGGCTAATATATGACAAGTCGtctgtgttgtttttttaaataaaaagtggaTGACGCATTGTTCGcctctaatatatattataaaaaaaggcttGGCGCGCGAgtcaaaactcttttttatagGCCAGGTGTGCAGGCCCACGCGCTTGAcctgttttgttttgctttttattttagttttttcctatattttactttttaatctatcaaatagatttgttaaaaaaataatttagaaatttgttttattaaataccactgagtttttaatttttttaatgatatcataactttttttattgtattagaAAATACTCTTTTTATACAAcctttcataatgttttttctttatagaaaatattttatttgttcacTCAGTTTTATTGAGTGTTGTTTGATTaaataccatttaattttttgtttattttcaagaaaggtTATAgtgttattatttataacattagGTGACACTTTTTTGCAGCTCTTCatcatggttttctttttaataaaaaaaattatgttgtggCTTTTCTATGCATGTCAAGTTTTATTGTCATATGGTTagataagaaaatacaaaaaataagttattaaaccAATCTTGGACTATCATCTAGTCTACAGGTTTAGtgggttaactcaagttaactcaTATCGATAAAAACATTCTCATCTcagtatataaaaagaaaaaggatagaaCGACgctatcttgaattttttttcttttgaaatcaaACAGGGTTTTAATCGGGTTATATCAGGTTAGTTctcacttaatttaatttaaaaccaaagCAGGCAAGTGGCCATGTCAGGGTCGTGAATCTCCATGTTAACTCACTAGGCTAGGCTGGGTTTGGTGATATTGTCAAAAAGTTACCCATAACAACGCACTTAAAGTTtattgttcttatatttttaacttatccACATCAAAATTAgttggttttatattaaaaaaaagaaaagaaatcttgTAAAGAAAGGTtaggcaaaaaagaaaaggaagtgtGTTGTTGAGATAAAAAGAGTTTCGATTAAAAAGATGTTTTTCTTGCCCTATTTTAAACCATAATCTGCGTCTATTTCTTAACTTCTCAACTTGATTTTTAGTCAttattaataactatttttaatatttatgatgcTTTTAATcccctatatttttattaaatgaatatataaaattttttgctcgtaataaattttttcttgaagCTACAAAATATAATGGTAATGACCacactttttttaatgttaaaatagtttttatttaacccgCAACAAAGTGTAAATATGATAGTCTAGTATTTTCTACAATATCTATAATCTATGAGCATCTGAAATTCTTCATAACACACAAAACATAAGGTGGTTGTTGATGGCATTTCATGTGAAAATCATCCTCTTACTTCTCCTTTCCATACtccaaaacaacttttttaatgtaattttctcctttttagtaagtttttttttttagagtttaatgaaatatttgagTTGTTGATGTATCATTAtaatacattaattatttcctaaaaatagaaaaattcctaattttttttatcatttctactttttttttgtttttctttatgtattatttatcattaattgatGCTTTTGCACCAAGACTCCTTTGGCTAAAatgctctctgtttttttttttacactttcaaGGACAACTTGTGCAAGTGATTTTCaactaaaattatatcaaaataatatttttttatattttatttttatatcaaaattattcaaaaacataaagaaaaattcattaatttgatgttttttttaaaacaataaacaatttaaaaaactttttaaaaatcatattgtaatgcaaaaataaatgttCATATATCTCTAAATACTTGCCAACATTCTCTTAACAACAAaattatactaatattaaacttgattaCTGGTCAAGAACCAATTAGCAAAAGATGGAGGATTGATAAGAAgaattccaaattttttttttttttttttttggccagcaaataaaaatatagacagTCAGCAACAATCGACATATGTTTCTCTTTTACAGTGTAAGTAGATAAGAAGGTGAACtaacaaaaactaaaccaaaatcaGTGTCCTGTTTTCTCAACTACACCAAACCGTTCAAGAGGGATCTCCCCTTTTCATCTCTGTGTATAAAAACTTCAAGAATAGGCCTAGTATGTCTCACAGAATCTCATACAATTCTTTGTTTGCAATTGGTTTCTAGTTCATAATCTTGCAGGCCTTGAAATTTTGGCAAGATGGCAAGCTTCAACTGTTTTATCTTAGCCCTATTCATTCTTTTGTCGTTGTCGGGTGGCCAAGCAGCTCGTCATCTTCTGCAATTGCCTAATTTGCCTAAACCGACATTGCCACCATTGCCTTCTATTCCTGCACTACCACAGCCAACATTGCCGAGTTTACCAACTTCTCAACCTTCAATGCCTAAGCCCACTATGCCTCCACTTCCTATTCTGCCAAAAATCCCCAAAGCCACCCTGCCTCCGCTTCCTAGCATGCCAACATTGCCTGCTGTTCCCAAGGTCACCTTGCCTCCACTTTCAAGCATGCCCTCAATCCCCACAATTCCAATCCCAACTGCAATTCCTTCTATTCCATTCCTCTCACCACCACCTGCTACCACAAAGCCTTGAGTTTCTTCATTCTGTTCATAGCAGTGAGAACCTTTATGTACCATTAGTGTGGCTTTGGTATGGTATAGGAGCATATTTACACTCTTGCAGTTTCATGCTATCGGATGCCAGAATTCTTCCTTCGTTGTGTCTTTAGGGTGTTACTGGGTTTGTTTCAGTTctgtttgtgtttctttataCTGTATTTTGATGGAGTTTTGTATTTATGATTGCGCTTCGAGATATATGATCATTGTATtatgtttcttcaattttagtTTGCCTCCAAAAGCCATATGTGTGTGCTTAATCATGTGATGCAATGAATCTGAATTTCCATAGTTATGGTAAAGAACATACCTTACCTTCAGTACAGCAAACATCAGTCAAACATATCACAGATTTCTTTTTGTGGATTCCCAATCCATAAAATCTAAAACCTTATGACACAACAGATGGATAAGGATGGTTTGTTGAATAGGAAAGTAAGATTATTCTAACCCATCAATAATATGTATGATGCAAGCAGTACATCTAAAATGATTTCATTATAGTCTTTAAAGAAAAATCCCATTGCAATCCATTGAAAATTGCCCAGCAGGTTCCTTATTTTCATCCTGGCATATCTAACAAGTTTTCCAATTCTATatgaaacaacaaaagaaaatgtattaaaacagCAAGCTTGAACAGAATGATGTTTCATGATATATAGCAATGTCACATGTTGATTTGAAGTTATATCAGACTTCCGGGTTCTGCTATACTCATGTAAGAAGAAACAAAGTCAATAGCAGCAAGTTTAGCATACAAAATCATAAAGGGTATAATATGTATAGAAATTATTCTTCCTGACATCCCGTATCTCATGTTGGACCATTATTGGTACATTTCACAACTTGTAGTGATCGTATATCAGTAAGTCTAAGGGATTTAGTCATCCGATATATTTCAGTTGCTGGCTAGTGGCTAGCCATTTCACCTACTCATCAATGGATGATAAAAGAGGCAGGCTGTGGAAATCTCACGGGGGGTGAATTGGAGAATGGTATAACCATCTAGATTGGCCCTGGAGATTATGACGCTGAATATGCATACCATATATGTCAGTCCTCCGTGATTCTGAACCCTCCAAAATTAGAAAGCTATTAAGTTCAAGAAAAGAACTGAATGATTGCCACCAAGAATGCAGTGTATCTTGACCGCTTTTACTCTCAACGTCAAGTCCTGAAACCTGTATAAATTGTGAACCATTTCCCCTCCATCCATAGTGTTCTCAAGAGAGTTGTTGGTCTCTTCTTTCTTAGTGAGGTGGTTTCAATTCTTTTGTTGATTCACCATGGTTAGAAAGAGTAAGGGTCGCCAAAAGTTGGAGATGGTTAAAATACCAAATGAGAGCAATTTAATGGTAACCTTCTCCAAGCGTAGGTCTGGCCTTTTCAAGAAGGCTAGTGAACTCTGTACTCTTTGTGGTGCTGAAGTCAGCATCATTGTGTTCTCGCCTGGCAAGAAGGTTTTCTCTTTTGGCCACCCTTCTGTTGAAAAGGTCATGGAACGTTATCTCTCAGGAAATATTCCCCAAACTTCAGGTGCTTTTCATCTTATTGAGGCTCATCGCAATGCTAGGGTCCACGAACTCAACATGCAGCTAACTCAGGTACTGATTGGCAAGAATTTTCAAAGTAtatttagtttttccttttgtaAGAATTATCTGCAGAAGATATTGTGAGAACCATTTTCTAAAGAAACTTCTTAGGTGCATCAATTTGCTTTCATcagaaaaccaaaatattttcttactaATAAATGATTCACTAGGTGGCCAACCAATTGGAAGTGGAGAAGAAAAGAGGGGAAGAGCTAGACAGAATGCGGAAAGCTAGTCAGAGTCGGAACTGGTGGGAGAAGCCTCTTCAGGAACTTGACTTGGCACAGCTTCAACAATTGAGGGCGGCTTTACAGGATCTCAAGCAGGATGTGACCAGGCACGCCAAACAGATTCTGATTCAAAATTCAGCTCCTCAGCCTTTTATTGCAGCAAACCCCAGCACTAGTGGGAATCATCTTTTCGATACCAGGAATACTGGATTCATCTCAAACATGACTGTGCCTCCTTTCAACACCAACATGAGTGGGAATCCTTTCAACACAAACATGACTGCTAGTCCATTCAATGCAAGCTCAGCAATGCCTCCTTTTGGATACAGTCTTGGATATGGGACTAGTTTCTTCTAGTACGTTAATAATTCCTTTGAAATAGAATGTCTTAACCATAACACAgttcatttatgttttgaatcTGTCAATACTTTCAGGTTGGAATTGAGTATTGTGGATCAAGATATTcaaatgaaatgataataaataccATTTTTATTTGTGAAGGATTGTCGTGATCTCCACACCAATACATACATCATGTCGagcatattaatatattatatgcaAGGAAATGATTCAATTCAGGATTTTCAAAGGTTTCATGTTAAGATATTAATGacttgttttctcttttcattttgttttcggAGAAAAAATGTCCTGTGACTAGAGGTTCTTGATGCATAAAGCGTTCATCTAACTCTATGCATTACAAACCATTGCTACTAAACTATGTTCCTCCACTGCAATTTACTTGCTGATCAACTGGTTTTGTATGGATTCTTTAAGTTCCAATGAATAACGGTAATATACCGAGAAGTTCCCGCGAAAGAGAATGATTTTGTATCATTAATTGATTGTAGTTTATTTGGTAAGttgattcaaaatttaaatttaacgtctgcagttgtgttttttttgcgGTCGCGCCTTTTAAAGAAAATCTCCACCATGTGAAACATTGCTTGAAATGGCTTGCAGTTTATAGTAAGTACCTTAAAACTATATTTGATTAAGGTTAATGTAAATTACAATTGATCTATGAGCAACCTCTTAACGACGCTTGACGAATTGCCGTATGATCTGTTACCATGTTAATCATCATTGCCGGAAACACAAACAACCTCTTATTAACATCCAGAAGATGTTGTGTTGATCATCTTCTTAGTGGCACCTTTAAGTTGTAGTTACAGATATGATATCTTTTATATTGCAAACTTGGCTAGTGCCCTGCACTTGACCAGCATTAAATGATGTTTGCTGCAAAAACTGGTACAAGAGTAaggtaattttatgttttttatgatgTAGATTGTTCTGTCATCACTTATGCTGTAACAAAACATTACTAGACTTTCCTTTTGTAGTGTGGaggaattaattatgaattatcaACTCATCAAATATCCCATCTTGCCAAATCATATTCCAATCATCTAACCATCATCAACACCTGTAAGGAGCCTATGACATCTTTTCGAAGAATTGCAGATGAGAAGATGAACTGCCAACAAGAAAACTCAAGGGTTCCAAGTCATGGTTGCTTGCTGAAAACTAACAACTTGACTTGTATAGTTGTGAATTTAGAGCAGAGAAGTCTGCTAGTTTATGAGCCTAGAACTTGACTAAGGGTCAACGAAAGAATGACACTTACAACATTTGTCGTTTGGTCCAAGAACTCTAATTAGATAACCAAACAGATGATCCCAAAGAAGCAATAGTCAACTAATATGATATAGAAGTAGGTGAACTAACAAGCAATCTCAAAATTGTCTTTCAGATTTTTCCAACCAACTAGTAGTGCCCAAATCACCATACTGATCCCATGTCCTACTATAAATACTTTTAACCAGCCTTAATTTTCCCATACAAGCCTAACAGAACAACTTATTTGTTCATTTTCTACTCATATATTTCTGGTGATCACAAGTATTGATTGTATCTTGAATATCAGTGATGGCCTCTCGCAAAAGCTTTATCTTAGCTTTCTTCATTGCTCTGGCATTTTCAAGCATGACCGTCAGCGTGGCTGCCCGTCATCTCCTCCAGTTACCAACACTGCCACCATTGCCTTCCATACCAAACCTGCCACAGCCCACATTGCCCACCTTACCTACAACTCAGCCATCACTACCAAAGCCAACACTACCTCCACTTCCTAGCATCCCTACAATCCCTACCATTCCTACAGTCCCAAAGGTCACTTTCCCTCCTCTTCCAAGCATGCCCTCAATCCCCACAATTCCAACTATCCCCTCTATTCCATTCCTTTCCCCTCCCCCTGCAACTACTAGCCCTTGATTTTCTCAATCTATCCTTCTCTTCTAATAGTTTACCCTTTTGCAGTTCCTTTCTTGTGATGCAAGACGTGCAGAAGTATTACATGTTTCTTTTTGAAGGAATTCTGTCTGTCTTCTATGACTTGGGAAGTAATGGAGGCTTATAGTTGTATGCAGTTATAGTTGCCCTCGCATATGTGAGCTTAGtcgtgtttttcttttcttccttttgtgtgctttattattttctactttCTAGGAATTGGAGTTCCATAGACTTATGTGtgtattttaattcattattacttaataaaaggttgTTTGCATACATTCCATGTTCATTTATGTACTTACCTCAAGCAAATTCTGAAGAAAATGCCATTCACATCAGGAATTTTTCGCGATTGAGCCTGTTATGGAAGCTTTATGTATGCATGCACGTTCGTGCATACGTATATGTTCTCACTTAtggtaaaacaaaaatttccagTTTATAAACAGAGCTACATCTTCAAGATTTCAATTCCATCACCTTCATCTCCATCATTTCTAACAACAGAACCTTTATTTCTTCAGAGAAAAAGTCCTACAGAAATGAGTTCTGCAGAAAACATTCCTGACCCTCCTTTATACCTGTTTGCAATCCTTAAGCAGGATAAACTTTTCTATCTAAACACAAATCTTTTAGCATTTTTGGCAACAGAGTTCAGTGCATAATTGCGAAATACGCCGAAACACCATCAATAGACAAAGCATCAGAAAAGTAATCTATGAAACAGCGTTGCACAAGCACGGTTATGAAACAGATTTTGCTTTTACCTCCATCAGAACAAAGTAACCCGAGTTTCACTGGTTTAACCAGATAAGGATATCTACAAAACCTTTGTAATAACCAAATTTTATTCTGGCAGCATCCTCTGCTAATTAAGTAAGATAAAACCACATTAAGGCCTCAACCAGCATCATTGAGCATAATGAGCTGTAGAAAAGATTTCCTACTCTTAACATTTCTGATAGATATGGAAAAGAAATCAGCAGCAGAATTCTTTATCTTACAATTCAGCCACATCTAAACCTTTCCTTGATAAGCTTCCATTGATGCACTACTTCACTGATTCCTGAAACAGTGATTCGAAAAGTCATTATGCTAAAGAAGGGCTATCATAGTTAATACAAACCAGGTTGGAGAATCAGAAAGGAGTTAGTATAAGGAGAAATCATTAAGGACTTGATTggttttcttacaatcaaatgaTGATCTGGTTTACATGGAACAAACTGATCACTCTCCAACATAACAGATAGAAAACACATTAACTAATCCCCAAAACAGAATGTAATAGCCCCGAACAGAAGCTTACTACATAAATGTAGAAGAGTTGAGTAGAAGAATGAAAATATTAGTTGTGTAGTTTTATTGTTGTATCGAACTTTTGTCGCATATCTGAATCTATCAAACAATTTCGTTACTCATAGGCTGATGGTGTGAAAAACATTACCATTgcttgtattttcttatttatgttgacaaaaatattttgtccgAGCCACAGCAGGGCACGGGACTAGTTACTAGCTGAACTTGCTAGCACAAAAGTTATTGACAAAGGTATCATGAGATAATCCTGCATTTATCTCGACGCCACAGATTCCTACAGTACAACTTCTTTAAGAGATTGCTTAGTGGCCATAAGATGCTAATTCTGAGGATTTAAGAATTTAAcatcagggaaaaaaaaattcatcagcAATGAATACAGGTTGCTATCCCTTCTGGGCATTTTCCTCAGTGGTGCAAACTGAGTAGGTCATTCTACTTCTAAgataagatttaaataaaaaaatccgtTCTGTCAATCAACCGAATGTTGGATTTTTCGTGTTAGAGGAGAGTAGCCATGGTCTCAAAGAGCCCTTGCCCACAATGCAGTACAAGGGTTTCAGGTTGTTCAAAATTACCTGTCCTGACGGCATTAAATGTTGCACACTATTGTAGGTAACCCAATATTTATAGCATATTAATGAGTTGGCATAAGTAGTTGTTGTATCTCAGATTCAGCCATGAACATCAAGAAGTAGTAAGAAACTTGCGTACAGAATTTAGTTTTGATCTCAATCTTAGATAACAAAGTAACTCACAAAAGCAGCAGATCATTTCCAAAGCATTTCTGGAGCAGGACTTTTCAAGAAAGCAAAT
This region includes:
- the LOC127904529 gene encoding protein PELPK1-like → MASFNCFILALFILLSLSGGQAARHLLQLPNLPKPTLPPLPSIPALPQPTLPSLPTSQPSMPKPTMPPLPILPKIPKATLPPLPSMPTLPAVPKVTLPPLSSMPSIPTIPIPTAIPSIPFLSPPPATTKP
- the LOC18107050 gene encoding protein PELPK1, which translates into the protein MASRKSFILAFFIALAFSSMTVSVAARHLLQLPTLPPLPSIPNLPQPTLPTLPTTQPSLPKPTLPPLPSIPTIPTIPTVPKVTFPPLPSMPSIPTIPTIPSIPFLSPPPATTSP
- the LOC112324635 gene encoding agamous-like MADS-box protein AGL62; translated protein: MVRKSKGRQKLEMVKIPNESNLMVTFSKRRSGLFKKASELCTLCGAEVSIIVFSPGKKVFSFGHPSVEKVMERYLSGNIPQTSGAFHLIEAHRNARVHELNMQLTQVANQLEVEKKRGEELDRMRKASQSRNWWEKPLQELDLAQLQQLRAALQDLKQDVTRHAKQILIQNSAPQPFIAANPSTSGNHLFDTRNTGFISNMTVPPFNTNMSGNPFNTNMTASPFNASSAMPPFGYSLGYGTSFF